The Sinomonas sp. P10A9 genome includes a window with the following:
- a CDS encoding ABC transporter substrate-binding protein, whose amino-acid sequence MNVRKGTRGLLGAVAVASVLALSLTGCRGTAQSPSGTAAASPGITDTSITLGITTPLSGATAGPGTCTVAGAKAYFGAKNAAGGIKFGDGKTRKVEIKTYDDAYDPQKSLSNFQQMVSDGVFAEGIGLGTPTNRAFRQSAISQKVPQVLVMTGDPLFSDQKQSPWQLGLVPAYQNEGEAFGKLVASSGTAHKVALLSQNDDYGKGYVAGFKDAIKGASNITVVGEQTYEATDTSVDAQITQLAASGADVFFNAMSVTPLVIASLQKAQQIGWKPSWFLPSNTSSPTAILAPGGAGAYPGIYSVSFSKAPQSPEFAKDADVVQFLSDLKQYGNYPDMPAFPHCMWSYIAGATLDQAFQHMTEPTRDSFMTALRGIKSYAAPLMLQGTSVDTTVDGQPAISKVLVQKYNGKGYATATNFG is encoded by the coding sequence ATGAACGTTCGGAAAGGGACGCGGGGGCTCCTCGGCGCTGTCGCGGTGGCGTCAGTCCTGGCGCTCTCGCTGACGGGCTGCCGCGGCACCGCCCAGAGTCCGTCAGGCACCGCGGCGGCCTCGCCGGGGATCACCGACACGAGCATCACCCTCGGCATCACGACGCCGCTCAGCGGTGCCACCGCCGGCCCGGGCACGTGCACCGTTGCCGGCGCCAAGGCCTACTTCGGTGCGAAGAACGCCGCGGGCGGCATCAAGTTCGGAGACGGCAAGACCCGCAAGGTTGAGATCAAGACGTACGACGACGCGTACGATCCACAGAAGTCGCTCTCGAACTTCCAGCAGATGGTCTCGGACGGTGTGTTCGCCGAAGGCATCGGCCTCGGCACTCCGACCAACCGGGCCTTCCGCCAGTCGGCCATCAGCCAGAAGGTCCCCCAGGTGCTGGTCATGACGGGCGATCCGCTCTTCAGCGACCAGAAGCAGAGCCCGTGGCAGCTGGGCCTCGTGCCGGCCTACCAGAACGAAGGCGAGGCGTTCGGCAAGCTCGTTGCCTCCTCTGGCACCGCGCACAAGGTGGCGCTTCTGTCCCAGAACGACGACTACGGCAAGGGATACGTCGCCGGGTTCAAGGACGCCATCAAGGGCGCCTCGAACATCACCGTGGTCGGCGAGCAGACCTATGAGGCAACCGACACCTCGGTGGATGCGCAGATCACGCAGCTCGCCGCGAGCGGCGCGGACGTGTTCTTCAACGCGATGTCGGTGACCCCGCTCGTGATCGCTTCGCTGCAGAAGGCGCAGCAGATCGGCTGGAAGCCCAGCTGGTTCCTGCCGTCCAATACGTCGAGCCCCACGGCGATCCTCGCGCCGGGAGGCGCGGGCGCGTACCCGGGCATCTACTCGGTGTCCTTCTCCAAGGCGCCGCAGAGCCCCGAGTTCGCCAAGGACGCCGACGTGGTGCAGTTCCTCTCGGACCTCAAGCAGTACGGCAACTACCCGGACATGCCGGCGTTCCCGCACTGCATGTGGAGCTACATTGCCGGTGCCACTCTGGACCAGGCGTTCCAGCACATGACTGAGCCGACCCGCGACTCGTTCATGACGGCGCTGCGCGGCATCAAGTCGTACGCCGCGCCGCTCATGCTCCAGGGCACCTCGGTCGACACGACCGTGGACGGCCAGCCGGCCATCTCCAAGGTCCTCGTCCAGAAGTACAACGGCAAGGGCTACGCCACGGCCACGAACTTCGGCTGA
- a CDS encoding ABC transporter ATP-binding protein, producing the protein MTLLELDEVRASYGPVQVLDGVSLTVPEGGAVGVLGANGAGKTTTLRAISGTVRTAGRIRFAGKDIRGLRPDQVAALGIAHVPEGRGTLAQLTVRENLSVGSYLRKDRKNISGDIDYCLDLFPQLKNRIGSRAAALSGGEQQMLAVGRAFMAKPKLLLLDEASLGLAPSTAKTVYEAIRRLRVESGIAMLVVEQNANLAFSLVDTATVLETGRNVLTGTSAELKGMDEIRRAYLGG; encoded by the coding sequence ATGACGCTGCTTGAGCTCGACGAGGTGAGGGCCTCGTACGGGCCAGTCCAGGTGCTCGACGGCGTCTCGCTCACCGTGCCGGAGGGCGGCGCCGTCGGCGTCCTCGGGGCGAACGGGGCCGGGAAGACGACGACGCTGCGCGCCATCAGCGGGACCGTCCGGACCGCTGGCCGGATCCGGTTCGCAGGGAAGGACATCCGGGGCCTGCGTCCCGACCAGGTCGCCGCGCTCGGCATCGCCCACGTGCCGGAGGGCCGCGGGACGCTCGCACAGCTGACCGTGCGGGAGAACCTCTCCGTGGGCTCCTACCTGCGCAAGGACCGCAAGAACATCTCCGGGGACATCGACTACTGCCTCGACCTGTTCCCGCAGCTCAAGAACCGCATCGGCTCGCGGGCCGCCGCGCTCTCGGGCGGCGAGCAGCAGATGCTCGCGGTCGGGCGGGCGTTCATGGCCAAGCCGAAACTGCTCCTCCTCGACGAGGCGTCCCTCGGTCTGGCCCCGAGCACCGCGAAGACCGTCTACGAGGCGATCCGCAGGCTACGGGTCGAGTCCGGCATCGCGATGCTCGTCGTCGAACAGAATGCCAACCTCGCGTTCTCCCTCGTCGACACCGCGACGGTGCTCGAGACGGGACGCAACGTGCTGACCGGGACCTCGGCCGAGCTCAAGGGCATGGACGAGATCCGCCGCGCCTATCTGGGGGGCTGA
- a CDS encoding Ig-like domain-containing protein — protein sequence MNSELRQRLYAEAAALAARHPADIDSAVARGRSRLRARLMALSIIAVVAVLAAAAALIAVRLVGPAGGQASVIGVAVSAPNSSVAIGDAVQTTATAALSDGGTRQLTDGVTWSSSDPAALTVDDNGLVRAHHAGSARISARFGSFSGSLVLTGTQGPASALPTVDKLQVDPSTLTVKAGTKGTLSSHFVLSDGSTASPPRVEWASSDPTVGTVQAQPDGQAVGTALKAGTVTVTATAQDASGKAFTATATISVLPPDVLRVEVSPAQPPQMSVGGPPAQFTATVTYSDGTKAPSDLVAWSVNDTNIVRMDSKGQAFPVEAGTTWITAEIGGTTSQHVTITVKGIG from the coding sequence GTGAACAGCGAACTCCGCCAGCGGCTCTACGCCGAGGCGGCCGCACTCGCTGCACGGCATCCGGCGGACATCGACAGCGCTGTTGCGCGGGGCCGTTCGCGCCTGCGCGCACGGCTCATGGCATTGAGCATCATCGCCGTCGTCGCCGTGCTCGCCGCCGCGGCCGCCCTCATCGCCGTGCGGCTGGTCGGCCCCGCCGGCGGCCAGGCCAGCGTCATCGGGGTCGCCGTCAGCGCCCCGAACTCGTCAGTCGCGATCGGCGACGCCGTCCAGACCACGGCGACCGCCGCGCTGAGCGACGGCGGGACCCGACAGCTGACCGACGGCGTCACATGGTCGAGCTCGGACCCGGCCGCCTTGACGGTCGACGACAACGGGCTCGTCAGGGCCCACCATGCGGGCAGCGCACGCATCAGCGCCAGGTTCGGCAGCTTCAGCGGCTCACTGGTGCTGACCGGCACGCAAGGCCCGGCGAGCGCCCTACCGACGGTAGACAAGCTGCAGGTCGACCCGTCCACCCTGACTGTCAAGGCTGGCACGAAGGGCACGCTCTCATCGCACTTCGTCCTGAGCGACGGTTCCACCGCGTCACCTCCCCGCGTGGAATGGGCTTCGTCCGACCCCACCGTCGGGACGGTCCAGGCCCAGCCGGACGGTCAGGCGGTCGGCACCGCCCTCAAGGCGGGGACGGTCACCGTCACGGCCACCGCGCAGGACGCCAGCGGGAAGGCCTTCACGGCGACGGCGACCATTTCCGTCCTTCCGCCCGACGTGCTGCGCGTCGAGGTGAGCCCGGCCCAGCCGCCTCAGATGTCCGTGGGCGGGCCGCCGGCCCAGTTCACCGCGACTGTGACCTACAGCGACGGGACGAAGGCCCCGAGCGACCTCGTCGCTTGGTCCGTCAATGACACGAACATCGTTCGTATGGACAGCAAGGGCCAGGCGTTCCCCGTCGAGGCCGGCACCACGTGGATCACGGCCGAGATCGGCGGCACCACGAGCCAGCACGTGACGATCACCGTCAAAGGCATCGGCTGA
- a CDS encoding NAD(P)-dependent oxidoreductase gives MRIAVLGLGEAGSIYAADLAGRGATVTATDPRAESAPSGVRLAPSVGEAVDGAELILSLVTGHAAQEALAAALPAMDGTGIFADMNTASPEEKRRLSLRAAASGIPFGDVAILAPVPRARIDTPLIVSGAAEAAITDRLSALGIPTTGVGPEAGVAAGLKLLRSVFMKGLAATVLEAATAAEAIGAREWVLGQIASELGPSGEALVEHLLESTQRHAVRRAAEMRATRSFLDSLGASRPMTDGTIEWLERLSDKGLQTPSNIVDNLVSDP, from the coding sequence ATGCGCATCGCTGTACTGGGCCTCGGCGAGGCCGGAAGCATCTACGCCGCGGACCTCGCAGGGCGGGGAGCAACCGTCACCGCGACCGACCCGCGGGCGGAGTCCGCGCCGTCGGGCGTCCGCCTCGCACCCAGCGTGGGAGAGGCGGTGGACGGCGCAGAGCTCATCCTGAGCCTCGTGACCGGCCACGCTGCCCAGGAGGCCCTCGCCGCGGCCCTGCCCGCGATGGACGGCACGGGGATCTTCGCGGACATGAACACCGCCAGCCCCGAGGAGAAGCGCCGGCTCTCACTGCGGGCCGCGGCCTCGGGCATCCCCTTCGGCGACGTCGCGATCCTCGCCCCGGTCCCCCGGGCCCGCATCGACACCCCGCTCATCGTGAGCGGGGCTGCCGAGGCGGCAATCACGGACCGCCTCTCGGCACTGGGGATCCCCACGACGGGCGTGGGCCCCGAGGCGGGCGTCGCGGCGGGGCTCAAGCTCCTGCGCAGCGTGTTCATGAAGGGACTCGCCGCCACGGTCCTCGAGGCCGCCACTGCCGCCGAGGCGATCGGTGCGCGGGAATGGGTCCTCGGGCAGATCGCCTCCGAGCTCGGGCCCTCCGGCGAGGCGCTCGTGGAACACCTGCTCGAGAGCACCCAGCGGCATGCCGTGCGGCGTGCGGCGGAGATGCGCGCCACCCGCTCCTTCCTCGACTCTCTCGGGGCATCCCGCCCCATGACAGACGGCACGATCGAGTGGCTCGAAAGGCTCTCTGACAAGGGCCTTCAGACCCCATCCAATATCGTTGACAATCTCGTCTCCGATCCGTAG
- a CDS encoding alpha/beta hydrolase produces MERLTSADGTSIAYDRLGSGAPLILVSGATADRRADAQLAEALAETFTVYNYDRRGRGESADTQPFAVDREIEDIGALLDIARSAQAHDGADAALVGFSSGAALAGRAAAVLPVRALVMWEPPFMTDDAGLARAKQYTETLDAALAAEDFDGALTTFLRYVGLPDEAIDGTRQSPFWAEGVRLAPTLAYDNAAMGHDGGVPADVFGRITAPTLVLAGGASPAFLPAAAQAAAAAIPDAATGVLEGQTHNVDAAVFAEAVRGFLGT; encoded by the coding sequence ATGGAACGCCTCACCTCAGCTGACGGAACCTCCATCGCCTACGACCGCCTCGGCTCCGGGGCCCCTCTCATCCTCGTCTCGGGCGCGACCGCGGACCGCCGGGCGGACGCCCAGCTCGCAGAGGCCCTCGCCGAGACCTTCACGGTCTACAACTACGACCGCCGCGGCCGCGGCGAAAGCGCCGACACCCAGCCGTTCGCCGTCGACCGCGAGATCGAGGACATCGGCGCGCTCCTTGACATCGCGCGTAGCGCACAAGCGCACGACGGCGCGGACGCGGCCCTCGTCGGCTTCTCCTCGGGCGCCGCGCTCGCCGGCCGCGCCGCGGCCGTGCTGCCCGTGCGCGCGCTCGTCATGTGGGAACCGCCCTTCATGACCGACGACGCAGGCCTGGCCCGGGCGAAGCAGTACACCGAGACGCTCGACGCCGCGCTCGCAGCCGAGGACTTCGACGGCGCCCTGACAACGTTCCTCCGCTACGTGGGCCTCCCGGACGAGGCTATCGACGGCACGCGGCAGTCGCCCTTCTGGGCGGAGGGCGTTCGCCTGGCCCCGACCCTCGCATACGACAACGCGGCCATGGGCCACGACGGCGGCGTGCCCGCGGACGTCTTCGGCAGGATCACCGCCCCGACCCTCGTCCTGGCGGGCGGAGCGAGCCCCGCCTTCCTGCCCGCAGCCGCGCAGGCGGCCGCCGCGGCGATCCCGGACGCGGCGACGGGTGTCCTCGAGGGCCAGACGCACAACGTCGACGCGGCGGTGTTCGCCGAGGCGGTGCGCGGGTTCCTCGGGACGTAG
- a CDS encoding long-chain-fatty-acid--CoA ligase — MNLADHLALSAARRGERTAIVCGEQTWTYAALDAASARVAGMLTRGGVVPGGRVAVMLPNVPEFAALYYGALRAGAVVVPMNPLLKEREIAYYLGDSGAGVLFAASTVADEAIAGARESGARVIVVEPGSFAVSLADEEPLAQVVERAGEDTAVILYTSGTTGRPKGAELTHDNLILNADLTVRTLLNLTSDDVVFGGLPLFHTFGQTCALNTTIMAGATIALLPRFTAQGALEVIESQRVTVFAGVPTMYSALLAVPDHRRYDTSSLRVCISGGAALPVEVLHRFEDEFSCIILEGYGLSETSPVAAFNHPDRLRKPGSIGTAVEGVRLRVVGLDGEDVPCGEVGEIAVQGHNIMKGYWKRPDATAEAIRNGWFLTGDMGTIDADGCYSIVDRKKDLIIRGGFNIYPREVEEVLYEHPAVAEAAVIGVPHAELGEEVAAVVALTSPGAATPDELRDFVKSQLAAYKYPREVHIVQQLPKGPTGKILKREIRTGLASAHDAAGSSSAVRAG, encoded by the coding sequence GTGAACCTTGCCGACCATCTCGCCCTGAGCGCCGCCCGTCGCGGCGAGCGCACCGCGATCGTGTGCGGCGAGCAGACCTGGACCTACGCCGCGCTCGATGCGGCCAGCGCGCGCGTCGCGGGGATGCTCACCCGGGGAGGAGTCGTGCCGGGCGGGCGCGTGGCGGTCATGCTCCCCAACGTGCCCGAGTTCGCGGCCCTGTACTACGGGGCGCTGCGGGCGGGCGCCGTCGTGGTGCCCATGAACCCGCTGCTCAAGGAGCGCGAGATCGCCTACTACCTCGGGGACTCGGGGGCCGGGGTGCTCTTCGCGGCATCGACCGTGGCAGACGAGGCCATCGCCGGGGCGCGGGAGAGCGGCGCCAGGGTCATCGTCGTCGAGCCGGGCTCGTTCGCCGTGAGCCTCGCGGACGAGGAGCCGCTTGCGCAGGTCGTGGAGCGGGCAGGCGAGGACACCGCCGTGATCCTCTACACCTCCGGGACCACGGGCCGGCCCAAGGGCGCGGAGCTGACCCATGACAACCTCATCCTCAACGCGGACCTGACGGTCCGCACGCTTTTGAACCTGACCTCGGACGACGTTGTGTTCGGCGGACTTCCCCTGTTCCACACGTTCGGGCAGACGTGCGCGCTGAACACCACCATCATGGCCGGGGCCACGATCGCGCTCCTGCCGCGGTTCACCGCCCAGGGGGCGCTCGAGGTGATCGAGTCGCAGCGCGTCACGGTGTTCGCCGGGGTCCCCACGATGTACAGCGCGCTCCTCGCCGTCCCCGACCACCGCCGCTACGACACGTCCTCGCTGCGCGTGTGCATCTCCGGCGGCGCGGCGCTCCCGGTCGAGGTCCTCCACCGCTTCGAGGACGAGTTCTCGTGCATCATCCTCGAGGGCTACGGCCTGTCCGAGACGTCCCCGGTCGCCGCGTTCAACCACCCGGACCGGCTCCGTAAGCCCGGCTCGATCGGCACGGCCGTGGAGGGGGTCCGGCTGCGAGTCGTGGGCCTCGACGGCGAGGACGTCCCCTGCGGCGAGGTGGGCGAGATCGCCGTCCAGGGGCACAACATCATGAAGGGGTACTGGAAGCGGCCGGACGCCACGGCGGAGGCGATCCGCAACGGCTGGTTCCTGACCGGGGACATGGGGACGATCGACGCCGACGGGTGCTACTCGATCGTGGACCGCAAGAAGGACCTCATCATCCGCGGCGGCTTCAACATCTACCCCCGCGAAGTCGAGGAAGTGCTCTACGAGCATCCCGCGGTCGCCGAGGCCGCGGTGATCGGCGTGCCGCACGCCGAGCTGGGCGAGGAGGTGGCCGCCGTCGTCGCCCTGACGAGCCCCGGCGCGGCCACGCCCGACGAGCTCCGCGACTTCGTGAAGTCCCAGCTCGCCGCGTACAAGTACCCCCGCGAGGTCCACATCGTGCAGCAGCTCCCCAAGGGGCCGACGGGGAAGATCCTCAAGCGCGAGATCCGCACCGGGCTGGCCTCGGCGCACGACGCCGCGGGGTCGTCTTCCGCGGTCCGCGCAGGTTGA
- a CDS encoding ABC transporter ATP-binding protein — protein MAARLSLNDVNLHFGGVKVLQEVGFEVEPGSILGLVGPNGAGKTSLFNCISGHYQPSSGSITIDGTEAIRRSPAHLARLGLSRTFQHPALQLRATVLENVLLGGHIRLPGGPLEWALGLPRTARAEREIRAEALAMLDGAGLGWAAGLPADELSHGLHKGIELWRALLSRPSLLLLDEPAAGLSHGEVEQLITTVKQVRDERDITIIVVEHHMGLISALTDRVVVLDHGRKLMEGTAAEAQSDPRVIEAYIGKDAADDAA, from the coding sequence ATGGCCGCTCGCCTGAGCCTTAACGACGTCAACCTCCACTTCGGCGGCGTCAAGGTGCTCCAGGAGGTGGGGTTCGAGGTCGAGCCCGGGTCCATCCTCGGGCTCGTGGGGCCCAACGGCGCGGGCAAGACCTCCCTGTTCAACTGCATCAGCGGCCACTATCAGCCGAGCTCGGGGTCCATCACGATCGACGGCACCGAGGCGATCCGCCGCTCCCCCGCGCACCTGGCCCGCCTCGGCCTCTCCCGCACGTTCCAGCACCCGGCCCTCCAGCTGCGCGCCACGGTGCTCGAGAACGTGCTGCTCGGCGGCCACATCCGCCTCCCCGGCGGCCCGCTCGAGTGGGCGCTCGGGCTTCCGCGCACCGCGCGCGCCGAGCGGGAGATCCGCGCCGAGGCCCTCGCGATGCTCGACGGCGCCGGGCTGGGCTGGGCGGCGGGCCTCCCCGCGGACGAACTCTCCCACGGCCTCCACAAGGGCATCGAGCTCTGGCGGGCCCTGCTCTCGAGGCCCTCTCTCCTGCTCCTTGACGAGCCGGCGGCCGGACTCTCGCACGGCGAGGTCGAGCAGCTCATCACCACCGTCAAGCAGGTCCGCGACGAACGGGACATCACGATCATCGTCGTCGAGCACCACATGGGGCTCATCTCGGCGCTCACCGACCGCGTGGTGGTCCTCGACCACGGGCGCAAGCTCATGGAGGGAACCGCGGCCGAGGCGCAGTCGGACCCCCGGGTCATCGAGGCCTACATCGGGAAGGACGCCGCGGATGACGCTGCTTGA
- a CDS encoding branched-chain amino acid ABC transporter permease produces the protein METLIQLVIDGLSTGSIYGALALAIVLVNQATGLINFAQGGLAVLSAYIAYALQQTGMPLLLAVLLAIAGSFILGALVERVLMRRFERGDPDTAVVVTIGLLTLVTGIAAVLWGYNNLQFPSLFPLTGVNILGAVVSVRSLATTITIVAIMALLQLLFMRTKLGLALRAVADNPDSAALSGLPVGRMLMVGWGLAAALGAIAGALVGPQLTLTPGMLDGALVYALAAVILGGLDSPIGAVAAAWAIGVLENLVSVYVPAVGHDLKIAVPFVLIFVILIVRPQGLFGRKVVVRV, from the coding sequence ATGGAGACCCTCATCCAGCTCGTGATCGACGGACTCTCGACCGGATCGATCTACGGCGCCCTCGCCCTCGCCATCGTGCTCGTGAACCAGGCGACGGGCCTCATCAACTTCGCCCAGGGCGGCCTCGCCGTGCTGAGCGCCTACATCGCGTACGCCCTCCAGCAGACGGGGATGCCGCTCCTCCTCGCGGTGCTGCTCGCGATCGCGGGCTCGTTCATCCTCGGCGCCCTCGTCGAGCGGGTCCTCATGCGCCGGTTCGAGCGCGGGGACCCGGACACCGCCGTCGTCGTCACGATCGGCCTCCTCACGCTCGTCACGGGCATCGCCGCCGTGCTCTGGGGGTACAACAACCTCCAGTTCCCCTCGCTGTTCCCCCTCACTGGCGTCAATATCCTCGGGGCGGTGGTGAGCGTGAGGTCCCTCGCGACCACCATCACGATCGTGGCGATCATGGCCCTGCTCCAGCTGCTCTTCATGCGCACCAAGCTGGGCCTTGCGCTGCGCGCCGTCGCGGACAATCCAGACTCCGCCGCGCTGTCCGGGCTCCCGGTGGGGCGGATGCTCATGGTCGGCTGGGGGCTCGCGGCGGCACTCGGAGCGATCGCGGGAGCCCTCGTCGGCCCACAGCTGACCCTGACCCCGGGCATGCTCGACGGCGCCCTCGTCTACGCACTCGCCGCCGTCATCCTGGGCGGCCTCGACAGCCCGATCGGCGCGGTCGCCGCGGCCTGGGCGATCGGCGTCCTCGAGAACCTTGTCTCGGTGTACGTGCCGGCCGTCGGGCACGACCTCAAGATCGCGGTGCCCTTCGTCCTGATCTTCGTCATCCTGATCGTCCGTCCGCAAGGCCTGTTCGGGCGGAAAGTCGTGGTTCGCGTCTGA
- a CDS encoding branched-chain amino acid ABC transporter permease has product MSTASSSRRAPSPGRTRSVLSSRWVRVGVVVLVAVVLLAAPFILPQIANQTLIRIGVYAVAVLGLNIVMGYTGQVNLGQIFFVGLGAYVTAYGVTQGWNIVLVFIAACLIAGIVGLVVALAAARLGGLAIAMVTIALPIVGVPLAKRFSDITGGSQGISAIFSNAPDWSGLFNDQWQYYIVLVVTAGGFLLARKLVRGKYGRAFAVVKGNEAVAASMGISPYWTKVLAFTIASVFGGASGFLYLAVVQYTSPETLSFGHSISLLAAMVIGGAGSIVGSLIGGAYYILVPQWTNQIDPNYTTISQGVILLAVLFLLPDGLVSLPRMIRRLARRGSPQPTAGHSPHQAPAQDPTAAPAAGTAPEAPESTERQKRS; this is encoded by the coding sequence ATGAGCACAGCATCCTCCTCCCGGCGCGCGCCGTCCCCCGGGCGCACGCGGTCCGTCCTCTCATCGCGGTGGGTGCGCGTCGGCGTCGTCGTGCTCGTGGCCGTCGTCCTGCTCGCGGCGCCGTTCATCCTGCCGCAGATCGCCAACCAGACCCTCATCAGGATCGGCGTCTACGCCGTGGCCGTGCTCGGGCTGAACATCGTGATGGGCTACACCGGGCAGGTCAACCTCGGGCAGATCTTCTTCGTGGGCCTCGGCGCCTACGTCACGGCGTACGGGGTGACGCAGGGGTGGAACATCGTGCTCGTGTTCATCGCGGCCTGCTTGATCGCGGGGATCGTGGGGCTCGTCGTTGCCCTCGCCGCTGCCCGCCTGGGCGGCCTCGCGATAGCGATGGTCACGATCGCGCTTCCGATCGTGGGCGTGCCACTCGCCAAGCGCTTCTCGGACATCACGGGCGGCTCCCAGGGCATCTCCGCCATCTTCTCCAACGCGCCGGACTGGTCTGGGCTGTTCAACGACCAGTGGCAGTACTACATCGTCCTGGTCGTGACCGCGGGAGGCTTCCTGCTCGCACGGAAGCTCGTGCGCGGGAAGTACGGGCGGGCGTTCGCCGTGGTGAAGGGCAACGAGGCGGTCGCGGCCTCGATGGGGATCTCGCCGTACTGGACCAAGGTCCTAGCGTTCACCATCGCCTCGGTCTTCGGCGGGGCGAGCGGCTTCCTCTACCTCGCGGTGGTGCAGTACACCTCGCCCGAGACCCTCAGCTTCGGACACTCCATCAGCCTCCTCGCCGCGATGGTGATCGGCGGGGCCGGCAGCATCGTCGGCTCGCTCATCGGCGGCGCGTACTACATCCTCGTCCCGCAGTGGACGAACCAGATCGACCCGAATTACACGACGATCAGCCAGGGCGTCATCCTGCTCGCCGTGCTGTTCCTCCTGCCTGACGGGCTCGTGAGCCTTCCCCGGATGATCCGACGCCTCGCACGTCGGGGCTCTCCCCAACCGACCGCGGGGCACTCCCCGCACCAAGCTCCCGCGCAGGATCCGACGGCGGCTCCAGCCGCAGGCACCGCGCCGGAGGCACCCGAAAGTACAGAGAGGCAGAAGCGATCATGA
- a CDS encoding maleylpyruvate isomerase family mycothiol-dependent enzyme, with product MPENQNPTSPEAFAEAVDRLESLTRTFAEEIDQAVDEAMLGKPVPTCPGWRLGDLIDHLAGIHRWAAASLGVEHAPAETPRPPDADLVRWYRASAEHLVEALRAAGPGAPAWTLWGDRVAAFWVRRQVHETAIHTFDLLTALRLGDEWDLDEDLALDGIREVLFGFYPRQVRLGRTRGLPGVVRFEVTHDGGGPATVLVSPVAEPDNPEAETPLGTVTGPAAEIYLGLWGRRPLPGATEELAAMIRAAKLIP from the coding sequence GTGCCGGAGAACCAGAACCCGACCTCGCCCGAAGCCTTCGCCGAAGCCGTCGACCGCCTCGAATCCCTCACGCGCACCTTCGCGGAGGAGATCGACCAGGCGGTCGATGAGGCCATGCTCGGCAAGCCCGTCCCCACCTGCCCGGGGTGGAGGCTTGGCGACCTCATCGACCACCTCGCCGGGATCCACCGGTGGGCCGCCGCGTCGCTCGGCGTTGAGCACGCGCCGGCCGAGACGCCCCGCCCACCGGATGCGGACCTCGTGCGCTGGTACCGTGCGAGCGCCGAGCACCTCGTCGAGGCACTCCGGGCTGCCGGTCCCGGCGCCCCAGCGTGGACCCTGTGGGGTGACCGCGTCGCGGCCTTCTGGGTGCGCCGCCAGGTCCACGAGACGGCTATTCACACGTTCGACCTCCTCACGGCCCTCAGGCTCGGTGACGAATGGGACCTGGACGAGGACCTCGCCCTCGACGGGATCCGTGAGGTGCTGTTCGGCTTCTACCCCCGCCAGGTGCGGCTCGGGCGCACGAGGGGACTGCCCGGCGTCGTGCGCTTCGAGGTGACGCACGACGGCGGTGGGCCGGCCACGGTGCTCGTCTCACCGGTGGCGGAGCCGGACAACCCTGAGGCCGAGACGCCGCTGGGCACGGTGACGGGCCCGGCGGCCGAGATCTACCTCGGATTGTGGGGCCGCCGGCCCCTCCCAGGAGCCACGGAGGAGCTCGCGGCGATGATCCGGGCGGCCAAGCTCATTCCGTGA
- a CDS encoding potassium channel family protein, translating into MTQERWRQLTEWPTLAAALVFLTAYSIQVIANLPPDRDWAEVLVWTSWLVFLIDYAGQLWLAPHRWRWFARNLHELAILALPALRPLRLVTFLRVVHNKAGAALSGRLLIYVVAAAVTLVYCGALTVEDVEQNMPGANIRSFGDAIWWALETITTVGYGDHYPVTVIGRLVAAALMISGIAVLGVVTASIAAWLVESVSAQTSAKLEAELEAEVDEVEAEVEALDESLAAKVQTLTDQVARLAAALEAREAADADTVPAPRPERA; encoded by the coding sequence ATGACACAGGAGAGGTGGCGTCAGCTGACCGAGTGGCCCACGCTCGCGGCCGCCCTCGTGTTCCTCACGGCCTACTCCATCCAGGTCATCGCCAACCTTCCCCCCGACCGAGACTGGGCAGAGGTCCTCGTCTGGACTTCGTGGTTGGTCTTCCTCATCGACTACGCGGGGCAGCTGTGGCTCGCGCCGCACCGCTGGCGCTGGTTCGCAAGGAACCTGCACGAACTCGCGATCCTCGCACTGCCCGCCCTCCGGCCGCTGCGGCTCGTGACGTTCCTGCGGGTGGTGCACAACAAGGCAGGCGCCGCCCTGAGCGGTCGGCTGCTCATCTACGTCGTCGCCGCGGCGGTGACCCTCGTCTACTGCGGCGCGCTCACGGTCGAGGACGTCGAGCAGAACATGCCCGGGGCGAACATCCGCAGCTTCGGCGACGCGATCTGGTGGGCGCTCGAGACGATCACGACCGTCGGCTACGGCGACCACTACCCCGTGACCGTCATCGGGCGTCTCGTCGCGGCTGCCCTCATGATCTCGGGGATCGCGGTGCTCGGTGTCGTGACCGCGTCCATCGCGGCGTGGCTCGTGGAGAGCGTCTCCGCTCAGACGTCCGCCAAGCTCGAGGCCGAACTGGAGGCCGAGGTCGACGAAGTCGAGGCCGAGGTCGAGGCCCTCGACGAGTCGCTCGCGGCGAAGGTCCAGACCCTCACGGACCAGGTCGCGCGCCTGGCCGCCGCGCTCGAGGCGCGCGAGGCGGCCGATGCGGACACCGTCCCCGCCCCGCGGCCCGAACGCGCCTAA